GCGAAAAGGCCTATTCGCAGGATCTTCAGCGCAGCGGCAAGTGGCGCCATATCTGGCGGGTCGCGGGGCAATACGCAAATATCAGCATCTTCGATGTGCGCGACAATGCCGAGCTGCACGAGATCCTGTCGGGCCTGCCCTTGTTCCCGTTCATGGACATCAAGGTCACGCCGCTTTTGCGCCATCCGTCGGCTGTCAGGGAAGACGACAGCTGACCCAACACCCACGGGCAGGCGGAGGGGCCGGCCCAACCCAGTTTCCAAGTGAATCCAGGAGGAGAGACAATGACCGTCAAGATTTTCGACCGACCCGATACGCAGGCGTTCCTGAAAGAGCTGAGCGGGCTGAACAGCGACAGCGGCAGCCCCCGCGTCAAGGCGCTGATTCACCGGATCGTCTCGGACCTGTTCCGCACCATCGACGAGATGAACGTGACGCCGGACGAATACTGGACCGCCGTCGCATGGCTGAATGACATCGGCGCGGCAGGGCAGGCCGGGCTGATCTCGCCGGGTCTGGGCTTCGATCACTTCATCGACGAGCGGCTGGATGCCATCGACGATGCGCTGGGGATCGACAACCCGACGCCGCGCACCATCGAAGGCCCGCTCTATGTGGCAGGGGCCCCGGAATCGGTGAGCTTCGCGCGGCTGGATGATGGCACCGATGCGGACGGCCATACGCTGATCATGCACGGCACGGTTCACGGATCGGACGGCAAGCCGCTGCCCGGTGCCAAGGTCGAGGTGTGGCATTGCGACACCCGCGGCTTCTATTCGCATTTCGATCCGACCGGCAAGCAGGCGCCGTTCAACATGCGCCGCAGCATCATCGCGGACGAGAATGGCCGCTATAAATTCCAGAGCATCCTGCCCAGTGGCTATGGCGTGCCCCCCGGCAGCCCGACCGAGGCGCTGTTGTCGGCGCTTGGCCGCCATGGCCAGCGTCCGGCGCATATCCATTTCTTCGTCAGCGCCGACGACCACCGCAAGCTGACCACGCAGATCAACATCGAAGGCGATCCGCTGATCAACGACGACTTCGCCTATGCGACCCGCGAAGGGCTGGTGCCTTCGGTTATCGAGTGCACCGACGAGGCAAGCATCCACGGCAACAATCTCAACGGTCCCTTCGCCGAGATCGCCTTTGACATCCATCTGACCCCGCTGGTCGATGGCATCGACAATCAGGTCAACGAACAGCGCCGCCGCGCCGTCGCCTGATCTGCATCTCCGGGCGGCCCCGAGAAAGCCGCCGCCCGGCCCCAACCTTTCATCACCGACATCTGGCAGGGGGCTTGCCCGCGAAAGGCGCATCCCCCGGGGAGGAGACTTATGTCCGCGATTATCGAAAAGGCCCGTGATCTGGATCATCTGCTGGCAATCGCCGTGCAGGACGACAAGGAGGCCGAACTGTTCCGCTGCCGCCGCGACATCTTCACCAACGAGGATCTGTTCGCGCTGGAAATGAAACACATCTTCGAAAGCAACTGGGTCTATCTGGCGCATGAAAGCCAGATCCCGGAAAACAACGACTATTACACGACCTTCATCGGCCGCCAGCCGATCGTCATCACCCGCGACAAGACCGGCACGCTGAACGCCGTCATCAACGCCTGCGCCCACAAGGGCGCCATGCTGTGCCGCCGCAAGCAGGGCAACAAGGGCAGCTTCACCTGTCCGTTTCACGGCTGGACCTTCTCGAACACCGGCAAGCTGCTGAAGGTCAAGGATGCCAAAACCACGCAATATCCCGACCAGTTCGGCAAGGACGGATCGCACGACCTGACCCGCGTGGCGCGGTTCGAGTCCTATCGCGGCTTCCTGTTCGGCAGCCTGAACGCCGATGTGGCGCCGCTGGAGGAGTTTCTGGGTGAGACCAAGGTCATCATCGACCAGATCGTCGATCAGGCCCCCGAGGGGCTGGAGGTGCTGCGCGGCAACTCCTCCTACATCTATGACGGCAACTGGAAGTTGCAGATGGAGAACGGCTGCGACGGCTATCACGTCAGTTCGGTCCACTGGAACTATGCCACGACCATGGA
The Paracoccus alcaliphilus DNA segment above includes these coding regions:
- the catA gene encoding catechol 1,2-dioxygenase; amino-acid sequence: MTVKIFDRPDTQAFLKELSGLNSDSGSPRVKALIHRIVSDLFRTIDEMNVTPDEYWTAVAWLNDIGAAGQAGLISPGLGFDHFIDERLDAIDDALGIDNPTPRTIEGPLYVAGAPESVSFARLDDGTDADGHTLIMHGTVHGSDGKPLPGAKVEVWHCDTRGFYSHFDPTGKQAPFNMRRSIIADENGRYKFQSILPSGYGVPPGSPTEALLSALGRHGQRPAHIHFFVSADDHRKLTTQINIEGDPLINDDFAYATREGLVPSVIECTDEASIHGNNLNGPFAEIAFDIHLTPLVDGIDNQVNEQRRRAVA
- a CDS encoding Rieske 2Fe-2S domain-containing protein, which encodes MSAIIEKARDLDHLLAIAVQDDKEAELFRCRRDIFTNEDLFALEMKHIFESNWVYLAHESQIPENNDYYTTFIGRQPIVITRDKTGTLNAVINACAHKGAMLCRRKQGNKGSFTCPFHGWTFSNTGKLLKVKDAKTTQYPDQFGKDGSHDLTRVARFESYRGFLFGSLNADVAPLEEFLGETKVIIDQIVDQAPEGLEVLRGNSSYIYDGNWKLQMENGCDGYHVSSVHWNYATTMERRSETGTKAVDANSWSKSVAGVYGFENGHILLWTNTKNPEVRPVWNRREEIAARVGEEKAGFIVNQTRNLGIYPNVFLMDQFSTQIRVIRPLDVGRTEVTIFCFAPKGESAEDRAHRIRQYEDFFNVSGMGTSDDLEEFRACQTAYSAPLWNDMSRGAPLWIEGPDDNARRMGLNPLLSGERSEDEGLFVCQHEFWAKSVRDALAAEKKGEAA
- the catC gene encoding muconolactone Delta-isomerase, whose protein sequence is MLYHVFMDVKIPRDLPAEEAAEIIAREKAYSQDLQRSGKWRHIWRVAGQYANISIFDVRDNAELHEILSGLPLFPFMDIKVTPLLRHPSAVREDDS